In a genomic window of Saccharothrix sp. HUAS TT1:
- a CDS encoding DUF3618 domain-containing protein produces MGPSPDQIRHEIDRTRAELVADANRIVDHTRPRNIAQRRVDRVRSRMSTLKERVMGTVPETASTVQDRTANMASTVGDRAHDAASTVGDKAQQAASVVGEKAQEAAHAVQNAPAQARQQARGNPLAAGLIAFGAGALVATLIPATRAEQDAVRQLSERASGAVEPVKEALTESAQKLKDDATAVVGEAADQVKQVAQEATQTTVEQAKGSAQEVGQHARESGQQVKSEVKSQ; encoded by the coding sequence ATGGGCCCGTCACCCGACCAAATAAGGCACGAGATCGACCGGACTCGCGCCGAGCTGGTGGCCGACGCGAACCGGATCGTCGACCACACGAGGCCGCGCAACATCGCCCAACGCCGGGTGGACCGGGTCCGGTCCCGGATGAGCACGTTGAAGGAGCGAGTCATGGGCACGGTTCCGGAGACCGCGTCGACGGTGCAGGACCGCACGGCGAACATGGCGTCCACCGTCGGTGACAGGGCGCACGACGCCGCGTCGACCGTCGGCGACAAGGCGCAGCAGGCCGCTTCGGTGGTCGGCGAGAAGGCGCAGGAGGCCGCGCACGCCGTGCAGAACGCGCCCGCGCAGGCACGGCAGCAGGCGCGCGGCAACCCGTTGGCGGCCGGCCTGATCGCGTTCGGGGCGGGCGCGCTGGTCGCCACCCTGATCCCGGCGACCAGGGCCGAGCAGGACGCCGTGCGGCAGCTCAGCGAGCGGGCGAGCGGCGCCGTGGAGCCGGTGAAGGAAGCCCTCACCGAGTCCGCGCAGAAGCTGAAGGACGACGCGACCGCGGTGGTCGGCGAGGCGGCGGACCAGGTCAAGCAGGTGGCGCAGGAAGCCACCCAGACGACCGTGGAGCAGGCCAAGGGCTCGGCCCAGGAGGTCGGCCAGCACGCCCGCGAGTCCGGCCAGCAGGTCAAGTCCGAGGTCAAGAGCCAGTAG
- a CDS encoding MBL fold metallo-hydrolase, giving the protein MEIIEVAPGLRMLRFPVGQAYVWDDGGALTVVDTGTTGHAERIAELGPVERIVLTHFHDDHIGSAARLRALTGAEVCAHPLEAPVIRGLAPAPAPVIPPEERELFDRITPGVPVAPRSPVDREVEEGDVLDFGGGARVLSIPGHTPGSIAIHLPEHGVLFTGDTVATWEGAAIPGVFNVDRPRLLDSVHRLLALEPAVLCVGHGDPLIARP; this is encoded by the coding sequence GTGGAGATCATCGAGGTGGCGCCCGGCCTGAGGATGCTGCGGTTCCCGGTCGGGCAGGCGTACGTGTGGGACGACGGCGGCGCGCTGACCGTCGTCGACACCGGGACCACCGGGCACGCGGAGCGGATCGCCGAGCTGGGACCGGTGGAGCGGATCGTGCTGACGCACTTCCACGACGACCACATCGGTTCGGCGGCGCGACTGCGGGCGCTGACGGGCGCGGAGGTGTGCGCGCACCCGTTGGAGGCGCCGGTGATCCGGGGTCTCGCGCCGGCGCCCGCGCCGGTCATCCCGCCCGAGGAGCGGGAGCTGTTCGACCGGATCACGCCGGGCGTGCCCGTCGCGCCGCGGTCACCGGTGGACCGGGAGGTGGAGGAGGGCGACGTCCTGGACTTCGGCGGCGGCGCGCGCGTGCTGTCGATCCCCGGTCACACGCCGGGCAGCATCGCGATCCACCTGCCGGAGCACGGGGTGCTGTTCACCGGCGACACGGTGGCCACCTGGGAGGGCGCGGCGATCCCGGGCGTGTTCAACGTGGACCGGCCGCGGCTGCTCGACTCGGTCCACCGCCTGCTCGCCCTCGAACCGGCCGTGCTGTGCGTGGGCCACGGCGACCCGCTGATCGCTCGGCCCTGA
- the pcaB gene encoding 3-carboxy-cis,cis-muconate cycloisomerase: MKPSSSTSEHTSRSSGARSLWGTLFTDPDVEAETCDRAWVRAMLDFERALAIVQARAGIVTEEAARMVVTAIDVGHYDPVALGEGAITSGTPVVPLVRAIGAHVTAEGRAAVHNGATSQDVLDTALSLVAHRALGPILAGLRGVAAECERLARRHRDTLIAGRTLTQHALPTTFGLKCAGWLVAVDEAEAALTRVREQRLAVQFGGAAGTMAAVRSGGDLTGQLAAELGLAAPLIPWHTNRTRVAELAGALGEASGVLAKIAQDVVLLAQTEVAEVAEADGGTSSAMPHKHNPVRAVLVTACTRRVPGLVATVLSGMAQEHERAAGAWHSEWQTVTDLLRLVGGAVRGARELLPRLRVDPGRMRRNLDLTGGLLMAENVAGRLADRIGRAEAQELVAEVCRTAAASGLSLREALLADLRIGLSETELDDALDPAGYTGSAGEFVDRALAAHRGRGRP; encoded by the coding sequence ATGAAACCGTCTTCTTCGACCTCTGAGCACACCTCCCGGTCGAGCGGGGCCCGCTCGCTGTGGGGCACGCTGTTCACCGACCCGGACGTGGAGGCCGAGACCTGTGACCGGGCCTGGGTGCGGGCCATGCTGGACTTCGAACGCGCGCTGGCGATCGTGCAGGCCAGGGCGGGCATCGTGACCGAGGAGGCGGCGCGGATGGTGGTCACGGCCATCGACGTCGGGCACTACGACCCGGTCGCCCTCGGCGAGGGCGCCATCACCTCGGGCACCCCGGTCGTGCCGCTGGTCCGCGCGATCGGCGCGCACGTCACCGCCGAGGGGCGCGCGGCCGTGCACAACGGCGCCACCAGCCAGGACGTGCTGGACACCGCGCTGTCGCTGGTCGCGCACCGGGCGCTGGGCCCGATCCTGGCCGGGCTGCGCGGCGTGGCCGCCGAGTGCGAGCGGCTGGCCAGGCGGCACCGCGACACGCTGATCGCCGGTCGGACGCTGACCCAGCACGCGCTGCCGACCACGTTCGGGCTCAAGTGCGCGGGCTGGCTGGTCGCGGTGGACGAGGCCGAGGCCGCGCTGACCCGCGTCCGCGAGCAGCGGCTGGCCGTGCAGTTCGGCGGCGCGGCGGGCACGATGGCGGCGGTGCGCTCGGGCGGCGACCTGACCGGGCAGCTGGCCGCCGAACTGGGCCTGGCCGCGCCGCTGATCCCGTGGCACACCAACCGGACCAGGGTGGCCGAGCTGGCGGGCGCGCTCGGCGAGGCGTCCGGGGTGCTGGCCAAGATCGCCCAGGACGTGGTGCTGCTCGCCCAGACCGAGGTCGCCGAGGTGGCCGAGGCAGACGGCGGCACGTCGTCGGCGATGCCGCACAAGCACAACCCGGTGCGCGCGGTGCTGGTGACCGCGTGCACCCGCCGCGTGCCGGGGCTGGTGGCCACGGTGCTGTCGGGGATGGCGCAGGAGCACGAGCGGGCGGCCGGGGCGTGGCACAGCGAGTGGCAGACCGTCACCGACCTGCTGCGGCTGGTCGGCGGCGCGGTGCGCGGCGCCCGCGAGCTGCTGCCGCGGCTGCGGGTCGACCCGGGTCGGATGCGCCGCAACCTGGACCTGACCGGCGGGCTGCTGATGGCCGAGAACGTCGCCGGTCGGCTGGCCGACCGGATCGGCCGGGCCGAGGCGCAGGAGCTGGTGGCCGAGGTGTGCCGGACCGCGGCGGCGTCCGGGCTGTCGCTGCGCGAGGCGCTGCTGGCCGACCTGCGGATCGGGTTGTCGGAGACGGAGTTGGACGACGCGCTCGACCCGGCCGGGTACACCGGCAGCGCGGGCGAGTTCGTGGACCGCGCCCTGGCGGCGCACCGGGGGAGGGGCCGGCCGTGA
- the pcaC gene encoding 4-carboxymuconolactone decarboxylase, with product MNPVFDEGMRVRREVLGDEHVDGAVARTDAFTADFQDFITRYAWGEVWTRPGLERPVRSCVALAVLAALGHEQELAMHVRAALRNGVTREEIKEVLLQVGVYAGVPAANRAFAVAQPILAGEPS from the coding sequence GTGAACCCGGTCTTCGACGAGGGCATGCGGGTGCGCCGGGAGGTGCTGGGCGACGAGCACGTGGACGGCGCGGTCGCGCGCACCGACGCGTTCACGGCGGACTTCCAGGACTTCATCACCCGCTACGCGTGGGGCGAGGTGTGGACCAGGCCGGGGCTGGAGCGGCCGGTGAGGTCGTGCGTCGCGCTGGCCGTGCTGGCCGCGCTCGGTCACGAGCAGGAGTTGGCGATGCACGTCCGCGCGGCCCTGCGCAACGGGGTCACGCGCGAGGAGATCAAGGAAGTCCTGCTGCAGGTGGGGGTCTACGCCGGCGTCCCCGCCGCGAACCGCGCGTTCGCCGTGGCGCAGCCGATCCTGGCGGGCGAGCCGTCGTGA
- a CDS encoding MOSC domain-containing protein, whose amino-acid sequence MGMVTAVSRSAEHTFTKPNQDSITLVAGLGVEGDAHQGVTVKHRSRVRRDPTQPNLRQVHLMHAELHDELNAAGFEVAAGQLGENVTTRGVDLLALPTGTLLRLGPEAVVEVTGLRNPCPQIDRFQDGLLKRVVGRDEDGNVVRRAGVMSVVLVGGVVGPGDGIRVELPAGPHTPLVPV is encoded by the coding sequence ATGGGGATGGTCACGGCCGTGAGCCGCAGCGCCGAGCACACGTTCACCAAGCCGAACCAGGACTCGATCACGCTCGTGGCCGGCCTCGGCGTCGAGGGCGACGCGCACCAGGGCGTCACGGTGAAGCACCGGTCACGCGTGCGGCGCGACCCGACGCAGCCGAACCTGCGCCAGGTGCACCTCATGCACGCCGAGCTGCACGACGAGCTGAACGCCGCCGGTTTCGAGGTGGCCGCCGGCCAGCTCGGCGAGAACGTGACCACGCGCGGCGTCGACCTGCTCGCGCTGCCGACCGGCACGCTGCTGCGCCTCGGTCCGGAGGCCGTGGTGGAGGTGACGGGCCTGCGCAACCCGTGCCCGCAGATCGACCGGTTCCAGGACGGCTTGCTCAAGCGGGTCGTCGGGCGGGACGAGGACGGCAACGTGGTCCGCCGGGCGGGGGTCATGTCGGTCGTCCTGGTGGGCGGCGTGGTCGGGCCGGGCGACGGGATCCGGGTCGAACTCCCCGCCGGGCCGCACACCCCGCTGGTGCCGGTTTAA
- the pcaG gene encoding protocatechuate 3,4-dioxygenase subunit alpha yields the protein MSELRTTPSQTVGPFFSFGLVWEDGPFVVPEGTPGAFRVGGVVLDGAGAPVPDAVVETWQADPDGRFDHPDDPRGPVRRQDFRGFGRSATDPDGRYSVLTVKPGPLPVPGGGREAPHLNVSVFCRGMLVRLVTRIYFPDEEANAADPVLTSIDDPARRATLIAGSDPLGYRFDIHLQGEHETVFFDL from the coding sequence ATGAGTGAGCTGCGGACCACGCCGTCGCAGACCGTCGGCCCGTTCTTCTCGTTCGGCCTGGTGTGGGAGGACGGCCCGTTCGTGGTGCCCGAGGGCACGCCCGGCGCGTTCCGGGTCGGCGGCGTCGTGCTGGACGGCGCGGGCGCGCCGGTGCCGGACGCGGTGGTCGAGACCTGGCAGGCCGACCCGGACGGCCGGTTCGACCACCCCGACGACCCGCGCGGTCCCGTCCGCCGGCAGGATTTCCGCGGCTTCGGCCGCAGCGCCACCGACCCGGACGGGCGGTACTCGGTGCTGACCGTCAAACCGGGCCCGCTGCCGGTGCCCGGGGGCGGTCGGGAGGCACCCCACCTCAACGTGTCGGTCTTCTGCCGGGGCATGCTGGTGCGGCTGGTCACCCGCATCTACTTCCCCGACGAGGAGGCCAACGCCGCGGACCCGGTGCTCACCTCGATCGACGACCCGGCCAGGCGGGCCACGCTCATCGCCGGGAGCGACCCGCTCGGCTACCGCTTCGACATCCACCTGCAAGGGGAGCATGAAACCGTCTTCTTCGACCTCTGA
- a CDS encoding PP2C family protein-serine/threonine phosphatase, with amino-acid sequence MAQGYRQGAETGLDLDAWRRVVDGFHEAVVVLDPEGVVRLANSPAGALFPQARTGSALPAPARGARRQELGGGWVAWYRGVDDHLDEATRLLAPLTDRADAVRAVVELAPVDHAVVVLPGVRGRLEWWRRTPAGDVAVARTTPQVAGTAPGLTEVLDGVVDHAELTELGDGPWGVSGVGVAVPLTPGGALVCFGGTWGVDLLKRYAARVEPAVAAGTRAGEQQRVVEALRANLLPTPLPEVVGARLACVYEPAHRGAMIGGDFYDVHPREDGSAAFVLGDVAGNGIEAAAHSGRVRQSLHSLLVVEQRPAHLLHLLNAALRAAGSRLFTTLVVGSMMPVQAGGLRLTLSAGGHPAPLVLRGDGRVDEVAVHGGIVGVLAEVRFHQTSVTLAPGETLLLYSDGLTEARKHDDRQELFGDARLKSALADCAGLSASAVSDHLRRVVFDWLGPTEHDDLTLLVVQAAP; translated from the coding sequence ATGGCCCAGGGCTACCGGCAAGGCGCCGAGACGGGCCTCGACCTCGACGCGTGGCGTCGCGTGGTCGACGGCTTCCACGAGGCCGTCGTCGTGCTGGACCCGGAAGGCGTCGTCCGGTTGGCGAATTCCCCGGCAGGCGCGCTGTTCCCGCAGGCGAGGACCGGCTCGGCGCTGCCCGCGCCCGCCCGGGGCGCCCGGCGGCAGGAGCTCGGCGGCGGCTGGGTCGCGTGGTACCGGGGCGTGGACGACCACCTGGACGAGGCCACCCGCCTGCTGGCGCCGCTGACCGACCGCGCGGACGCGGTGCGGGCCGTGGTCGAGCTGGCGCCCGTCGATCACGCCGTGGTGGTGCTGCCAGGGGTGCGCGGTCGTCTGGAGTGGTGGCGGCGCACGCCCGCCGGCGACGTGGCGGTGGCCCGCACCACCCCTCAGGTGGCCGGCACCGCGCCCGGTCTCACCGAGGTGCTGGACGGGGTGGTCGACCACGCCGAACTCACCGAACTGGGTGATGGGCCGTGGGGCGTGTCGGGGGTGGGCGTGGCGGTGCCGCTGACGCCGGGCGGCGCGCTGGTGTGCTTCGGCGGCACGTGGGGCGTGGACCTGCTCAAGCGGTACGCGGCGCGGGTCGAGCCGGCGGTGGCCGCCGGCACCCGGGCCGGCGAGCAGCAGCGGGTCGTGGAGGCGTTGCGGGCCAACCTGCTGCCCACCCCGCTGCCGGAGGTGGTGGGGGCCCGGCTGGCGTGCGTCTACGAGCCCGCGCACCGGGGGGCGATGATCGGCGGCGACTTCTACGACGTGCACCCGCGCGAGGACGGCAGCGCGGCGTTCGTGCTCGGCGACGTGGCGGGCAACGGGATCGAGGCGGCGGCGCACAGCGGCCGGGTGCGGCAGAGCCTGCACTCGCTGCTGGTGGTCGAGCAGCGGCCCGCGCACCTGCTGCACCTGCTCAACGCCGCGCTGCGGGCGGCGGGCAGCCGGCTGTTCACCACCCTCGTGGTCGGCTCGATGATGCCGGTGCAGGCCGGTGGGCTTCGGCTGACCCTGTCCGCCGGCGGCCACCCCGCGCCGCTCGTGCTGCGCGGTGACGGGCGGGTGGACGAGGTGGCGGTGCACGGCGGCATCGTCGGCGTGCTGGCCGAGGTGCGGTTCCACCAGACCTCGGTCACCCTCGCGCCGGGCGAGACGCTGCTGCTGTACAGCGACGGGTTGACCGAGGCGCGCAAGCACGACGACCGGCAGGAGCTGTTCGGCGACGCGCGGCTGAAGTCGGCGCTGGCCGACTGCGCCGGCCTGTCGGCCTCGGCGGTGTCGGACCACCTGCGGCGGGTGGTGTTCGACTGGCTGGGGCCGACCGAGCACGACGACCTGACGCTGCTGGTGGTGCAGGCCGCGCCCTGA
- the pcaH gene encoding protocatechuate 3,4-dioxygenase subunit beta, translated as MPTYRSDASSHPPAHFPEYRSNALRAPRRPFALLPQRLGEITGPLLGEGRVGPDDNDLTLGHDGEPQGQRIIVAGRVLDGDGRPVAGTLLEVWQANAGGRYRHDADRHPAPLDPNFTGVGRTITDADGRYSFTTVHPGAYPWRNHDNAWRPAHIHFSLFGTAFTQRLITQMYFPGDPLFDQDPIFNSVRDPAARAAMVARFDLATTVPEWALGYRWDIVLRGKNPTPLDEDDDDE; from the coding sequence GTGCCGACCTACCGCTCGGACGCGTCGTCGCACCCGCCCGCGCACTTCCCCGAGTACCGGTCCAACGCGCTCCGGGCGCCGCGCCGGCCGTTCGCGCTGCTGCCGCAGCGGCTGGGCGAGATCACCGGGCCGCTGCTCGGCGAGGGCCGCGTGGGCCCGGACGACAACGACCTGACCCTGGGCCACGACGGCGAGCCGCAGGGCCAGCGGATCATCGTCGCCGGCCGGGTGCTGGACGGCGACGGCCGGCCGGTCGCGGGCACGCTGCTGGAGGTGTGGCAGGCCAACGCGGGCGGCCGGTACCGGCACGACGCCGACCGCCACCCCGCGCCCCTCGACCCGAACTTCACCGGTGTCGGCCGCACGATCACCGACGCCGACGGCCGCTACTCGTTCACCACCGTCCACCCCGGCGCGTACCCGTGGCGCAACCACGACAACGCCTGGCGGCCCGCGCACATCCACTTCTCGCTGTTCGGCACCGCGTTCACCCAGCGGCTGATCACCCAGATGTACTTCCCCGGCGACCCGCTGTTCGACCAGGACCCGATCTTCAACTCGGTCCGCGACCCGGCGGCGCGCGCGGCGATGGTGGCCCGGTTCGACCTGGCGACCACCGTGCCGGAGTGGGCGCTGGGCTACCGGTGGGACATCGTGCTGCGCGGCAAGAACCCCACCCCGCTGGACGAGGACGACGACGATGAGTGA
- a CDS encoding LacI family DNA-binding transcriptional regulator — translation MRVTIAEVAQRAQVSKATVSRVLNGKPDVDAATAARVRQVIADVGYVPSARAVGLARGRARTVGMLVPSLTWPWTGEVVQGAVDELEAEGYGLLLYTVNRGSESLAQFASHVSAKAFDGLLVIEPPDTLSYIETLHDQGLPVVMIDDRGSRPGFPSVSTTNREGAQAAAQHLVAAGRSAFAVVTGPANFGCVRERLDGFLDALGDAGVHVDPRLVVEGDFSTDRGAVATEKLMATGLRFDAVFAHNDLSALGVVRSLSAAGRKVPDDVAVVGFDDIPIAAHAELTTVRQPMREMGEAAARLLLSRLEGATLAREPVVLPTAFVARRSG, via the coding sequence GTGCGGGTCACGATCGCCGAAGTCGCCCAACGCGCCCAGGTGAGCAAGGCGACCGTGTCCCGCGTGCTCAACGGCAAACCGGACGTCGACGCCGCCACGGCGGCGCGGGTGCGGCAGGTGATCGCGGACGTCGGCTACGTGCCGAGCGCCCGCGCCGTCGGCCTCGCCCGCGGCCGCGCCCGCACCGTCGGCATGCTGGTGCCGTCGTTGACCTGGCCGTGGACCGGCGAGGTGGTGCAGGGCGCGGTGGACGAGCTGGAGGCCGAGGGGTACGGGCTGCTGCTGTACACGGTGAACCGGGGTTCGGAGTCGCTGGCGCAGTTCGCGAGCCACGTGTCGGCGAAGGCGTTCGACGGGCTGCTGGTGATCGAGCCGCCGGACACGTTGAGCTACATCGAGACGCTGCACGACCAGGGCCTGCCGGTGGTGATGATCGACGATCGCGGCAGCCGGCCCGGGTTCCCGTCGGTCAGCACCACGAACCGGGAGGGCGCGCAGGCCGCCGCGCAGCACCTGGTGGCGGCCGGGCGGTCGGCGTTCGCGGTGGTGACGGGACCGGCGAACTTCGGGTGCGTGCGCGAGCGGCTGGACGGGTTCCTCGACGCGCTGGGCGACGCGGGGGTGCACGTGGACCCGCGGTTGGTGGTGGAGGGCGACTTCAGCACCGATCGCGGCGCGGTGGCCACGGAGAAGCTGATGGCGACCGGGTTGCGGTTCGACGCGGTGTTCGCGCACAACGACCTGTCGGCGCTCGGGGTGGTGCGGTCGTTGAGCGCGGCCGGCCGGAAGGTGCCCGACGACGTCGCGGTGGTCGGGTTCGACGACATACCCATCGCCGCGCACGCCGAGCTGACGACCGTGCGGCAGCCGATGCGCGAGATGGGCGAAGCCGCCGCCCGGCTGCTGCTGTCGCGGCTGGAGGGCGCGACCCTGGCCAGGGAGCCGGTCGTCCTCCCCACCGCCTTCGTCGCCCGCCGATCGGGCTGA
- a CDS encoding SSI family serine proteinase inhibitor codes for MRRTRTLMASLFASGLLAAPLIGAGSAAAAPPETDLVLAVYDERTGVESTRLTCDPAAGEHRAAQAACGEIEAADGDFAQLEGTEPQLCTFDYTPVTVAAFGSYRGEPVRYVEEFPNRCVMEQETGTVFSF; via the coding sequence ATGCGACGAACACGAACCCTCATGGCGTCCTTGTTCGCCTCCGGCCTGCTGGCCGCCCCGCTGATCGGCGCGGGCTCCGCAGCCGCCGCACCACCGGAGACGGACCTCGTGCTGGCGGTCTACGACGAGCGGACCGGAGTCGAGAGCACCCGCCTGACCTGCGACCCGGCGGCCGGTGAGCACCGGGCGGCGCAGGCCGCGTGCGGCGAGATCGAAGCCGCTGACGGCGATTTCGCGCAGTTGGAGGGCACCGAGCCGCAGCTGTGCACGTTCGACTACACGCCGGTGACGGTGGCCGCGTTCGGTTCTTACCGCGGCGAGCCCGTGCGGTACGTCGAGGAATTCCCGAACCGGTGCGTGATGGAGCAGGAGACCGGCACGGTCTTCTCGTTCTGA
- the pcaD gene encoding 3-oxoadipate enol-lactonase, with amino-acid sequence MKPHYELTGPPGAPVVVLGNSLGTTTALWDRQLPVLHRRFRVLRYDHRGHGGSGAPAGPYRIDDLADDVLELLDALGLDRVSYCGVSMGGMVGMWLAGHAPERIERLVLCCTTAAFPTGVPWLDRAAAVRAAGTGSIAPAVVGRWFTPAFRSPELVAAFERGLSEVDDEAYAGCCDALAVMDLRSVLPAIEAPTAVIAGRHDEATPPDCGRSVAASIPGASFHLVAGAHLANVEAADEVSAILDEHL; translated from the coding sequence GTGAAGCCGCACTACGAGTTGACCGGTCCGCCGGGCGCGCCGGTCGTCGTCCTGGGCAACTCGCTGGGCACCACGACGGCGTTGTGGGACCGGCAGTTACCGGTGCTGCACCGGAGGTTCCGGGTGCTGCGCTACGACCACCGCGGGCACGGCGGGTCCGGCGCGCCCGCGGGCCCGTACCGGATCGACGACCTCGCCGACGACGTGCTGGAGCTGCTGGACGCCCTCGGCCTGGACCGGGTGTCCTACTGCGGGGTGTCGATGGGCGGCATGGTCGGCATGTGGCTGGCCGGGCACGCGCCGGAGCGCATCGAGCGACTGGTGCTGTGCTGCACGACGGCCGCGTTCCCGACCGGTGTCCCGTGGCTGGACCGGGCGGCGGCCGTCCGCGCGGCCGGGACCGGTTCCATCGCCCCCGCCGTCGTCGGCCGCTGGTTCACCCCGGCCTTCCGGTCACCGGAGCTGGTGGCCGCGTTCGAACGCGGACTGTCCGAAGTGGACGACGAGGCGTACGCCGGGTGCTGCGACGCGTTGGCGGTGATGGACCTGCGCTCGGTGCTGCCCGCCATCGAGGCGCCGACGGCGGTCATCGCGGGCAGGCACGACGAGGCCACGCCGCCGGACTGCGGCCGTTCCGTCGCCGCCTCGATCCCGGGCGCGTCGTTCCACCTGGTGGCGGGGGCGCACCTGGCGAACGTGGAGGCGGCCGACGAGGTGTCGGCGATCCTGGACGAGCACCTGTGA
- a CDS encoding phage holin family protein: MSSAEPHVREVRVPESRIPPTGAADDEASLGQLIGELTEDLSRLMRQELELAKAEIRQEATKAGKAAGMLGAAGFAGYMTAVLLSLALAFGLATFMGLGWATLVVAVLWGIAGFALFSAGRARLKTVNPKPERTIETLKEDAEWARHPTK, translated from the coding sequence ATGTCCAGCGCTGAGCCGCACGTGCGGGAGGTGCGGGTGCCGGAGAGCCGGATACCCCCGACCGGGGCGGCCGACGACGAGGCGTCGCTGGGGCAGTTGATCGGTGAGCTGACCGAGGACCTGTCCCGGCTGATGCGGCAGGAGCTCGAACTGGCCAAGGCGGAGATCCGCCAGGAGGCCACCAAGGCGGGCAAGGCCGCCGGGATGCTCGGCGCGGCCGGGTTCGCGGGCTACATGACCGCGGTCCTGCTGAGCCTGGCGCTCGCGTTCGGCCTGGCGACGTTCATGGGCCTGGGGTGGGCGACGCTCGTCGTCGCCGTGCTGTGGGGCATCGCCGGGTTCGCCCTGTTCTCCGCCGGCCGCGCGCGGCTGAAGACCGTCAACCCCAAGCCGGAGCGCACGATCGAGACGTTGAAGGAGGACGCGGAATGGGCCCGTCACCCGACCAAATAA